The proteins below are encoded in one region of Podarcis raffonei isolate rPodRaf1 chromosome 8, rPodRaf1.pri, whole genome shotgun sequence:
- the MRPS24 gene encoding 28S ribosomal protein S24, mitochondrial, translating to MAAPWWRAAVAARRGLEAFVGSPGNTSWHLCARRDFRTSVACCKNRAARVRVGKGDKPVTYEEAHPPHFIAHRKGWLSQHTSNLSGEGGAAERSVEDVFIRKLIYGTFHGCLASDIVLKRRANTLIICAIFLQKLRPSKFYFLIGYTETLLSFLYKCPVKMEVQTVREKVVYKYI from the exons ATGGCGGCCCCCTGGTGGAGGGCGGCGGTGGCTGCTCGGCGGGGCCTTGAG GCCTTTGTAGGGAGTCCTGGCAATACTTCTTGGCACCTCTGTGCAAGGCGGGATTTCCGGACCAGTGTTGCCTGCTGTAAG AACCGAGCAGCTCGGGTTCGTGTTGGGAAAGGAGACAAGCCCGTAACCTATGAGGAAGCCCATCCACCCCATTTCATTGCACACCGCAAGGGCTGGCTCTCCCAGCACACAA GTAACCTGAGTGGCGAGGGAGGGGCAGCTGAACGCTCTGTGGAGGATGTCTTCATCCGCAAGTTAATCTACGGCACCTTCCATGGCTGCCTGGCCAGCGATATTGTGTTGAAGCGCCGTGCCAACACGCTGATAATCTGCGCCATTTTCCTGCAGAAGCTGCGGCCTTCCAAGTTCTACTTCCTGATTGGCTACACAGAGACGTTGCTCTCCTTCCTGTACAAGTGCCCTGTCAAAATGGAAGTGCAGACGGTTCGTGAGAAGGTGGTCTACAAGTATATTTAG